Proteins from one Porites lutea chromosome 3, jaPorLute2.1, whole genome shotgun sequence genomic window:
- the LOC140930792 gene encoding uncharacterized protein yields MASKRKFCEHCEEYVTLRTHRLHADLYCHKTSEEIYSSEEEEIAGDDFEDVNVDRNMGHEAEDQGIEAISQGPSGTNVQDLEEEDAVLVHDILSPESDADMLYHERVGPELTRQVWNLADEDIDGDFPIVPEQYPSVYVNPAQGLQDSFNCIIRWILLVLCLWSSFCVISDNAMEILLEFLRAVFDSLATVVPGIRSFAALFPKSLHLLKKQLGIDQDKFIKYVVCPKCDTLYNFDDCYELQNRKRVSKKCTFIEFPNHRQHFRRTQCGEPLLREVTLKSGQTRLYPFKVYCYQSVRDTLRRFLQRPGFALKCELWRERDVPHGFLADVFDGRVWKEWQYVNGKAFLAVSRNYAFMLNVDWFQPFKHSLYSVGALYMVLMNLPRSERFKLENVMLVGIIPGPHEPKLTINSYLQPLVAELNLLWKDGITVRALGDLTSEVYHAALLCVGCDVPAARKVCGFTGHASCKGCSKCTKYFPGTVTTKIDFSGFDLLSPPRTNHKHREEAQEILNQTSAGDRASLEQQFGTRFSELMSLPYFDCVRFHIIDPMHNLFTGTAKHVMKNIWLDGENPLIKKNDLISIQEKLDKIKAPSDVGRMPRKILNSYGGFTADQWKTFTTLFSIYALSDILPKPHLELWRQFVLACSFICSPVISETRALLAHSYLLNFCKGFEQLYGNHRVTPNMHLHTHLVDCILDFGPVYSFWLFSFERYNGIVGDYGTNQKSVEIQLMRKFISNQFVKDLPLPSKFHEHFKPIMDRLISRQTGSLQEYSLSKENIDSRNLIMTSMLSIGNVRKDVTWSAEDSSYVCCGPHHRDCLGDEFLPYLKKCYTSIFDDVDEESITGHFKRFALCTFSGDKYGSSLSRGDRSSYILARWCALGGKIDTSGSDLRPGIIQFFMEQTIQVNGQPVPCILAFVRWFQSHPSRYSLGAPVEVWCKDLFELEGEATFIPVKRVHGRFVPVFGVIQREHVLVVCPLPRKLHC; encoded by the exons ATGGCatccaaaagaaaattttgcgaGCACTGTGAGGAATATGTAACGTTAAGAACTCACAGGCTTCATGCTGATCTATATTGTCATAAAACTAGCGAAGAAATATATTCTTCAGAAGAGGAGGAAATTGCAGGTGATGATTTCGAAGATGTTAACGTTGACAGAAATATGGGGCACGAGGCTGAGGATCAGGGAATCGAAGCAATATCTCAAG GGCCATCAGGCACAAATGTTCAAGACCTTGAAGAGGAGGATGCAGTACTAGTGCATGATATTTTGTCTCCTGAAAGTGATGCTGACATGCTTTACCATGAGCGAGTGGGACCAGAACTGACTCGTCAAGTTTGGAACTTGGCTGATGAAGATATTGATGGAGATTTCCCAATTGTTCCTGAACAATATCCTTCAGTCTATGTCAATCCTGCTCAGGGGTTACAAGACAGTTTTAACTGCATCATTCGGTGGATATTACTGGTTCTGTGCTTGTGGTCTTCCTTCTGTGTTATTTCAGATAATGCCATGGAAATCCTTCTCGAATTTTTAAGAGCTGTTTTTGACTCACTGGCCACAGTTGTTCCTGGTATTAGGAGTTTTGCTGCATTATTCCCAAAATCATTGCATTTATTAAAGAAACAACTTGGAATTGATCAGGATAAGTTCATTAAATATGTTGTATGTCCAAAGTGTGACACTTTGTACAACTTTGATGACTGTTATGAGTTACAAAATAGAAAGCGAGTTTCAAAGAAATGCACCTTTATAGAATTTCCAAATCATCGGCAGCATTTTCGCAGGACCCAGTGTGGTGAGCCACTTCTGCGAGAAGTCACATTGAAAAGTGGCCAGACACGACTTTATCCCTTCAAAGTCTACTGCTATCAGAGTGTTAGAGACACTCTCCGACGATTTCTTCAGAGGCCTGGCTTTGCACTGAAGTGTGAATTGTGGAGAGAAAGAGATGTACCTCATGGATTCCTTGCAGATGTTTTTGATGGACGTGTATGGAAAGAATGGCAGTATGTGAATGGCAAAGCCTTTTTAGCAGTTTCTAGGAACTATGCTTTTATGCTCAATGTGGATTGGTTCCAACCATTTAAGCATTCTTTGTACAGTGTTGGTGCTCTCTACATGGTCCTGATGAACCTTCCAAGATCTGAAAGGTTCAAGCTGGAAAATGTTATGTTAGTAGGCATAATCCCTGGTCCTCATGAACCAAAGCTCACCATCAATTCTTATCTTCAACCCCTTGTTGCTGAGTTAAATCTGTTGTGGAAGGATGGAATCACAGTGAGGGCCCTTGGAGATTTGACTAGTGAAGTTTATCATGCTGCTCTTCTCTGTGTTGGATGTGATGTACCAGCTGCCAGAAAAGTATGTGGTTTTACGGGACATGCATCTTGCAAAGGTTGCTCAAAGTGCACAAAATATTTCCCCGGCACAGTGACGactaaaattgatttttcaggATTTGATTTACTGTCTCCTCCAAGGACTAATCATAAGCACAgggaggaagcccaagagattTTGAATCAAACCAGTGCTGGAGATCGGGCATCACTGGAACAGCAGTTTGGAACACGATTCAGTGAACTAATGTCACTTCCTTACTTTGATTGTGTGCGATTTCATATTATAGACCCTATGCATAACCTGTTTACTGGCACAGCTAAGCATGTAATGAAAAACATTTGGTTAGATGGTGAGAATCCCTTGATCAAGAAAAATGATTTGATAAGCATCCAAGAAAAGTTGGATAAAATTAAAGCACCATCAGATGTTGGTAGAATGCCGAGGAAGATTTTGAACAGCTACGGGGGCTTTACTGCTGATCAATGGAAGACTTTTACCACACTTTTCTCTATTTATGCCTTAAGTGACATTTTGCCCAAACCACACTTAGAACTGTGGCGTCAGTTTGTGTTGGCATGTTCTTTTATTTGTTCTCCAGTGATTTCTGAAACAAGAGCCTTGCTCGCTCACTCTTATTTGCTTAATTTCTGTAAAGGTTTTGAACAATTATATGGCAACCACAGAGTGACTCCAAACATGCATCTGCACACACACCTTGTGGACTGTATCTTAGACTTTGGACCTGTGTATTCATTTTGGTTGTTCAGTTTTGAACGGTATAATGGCATTGTGGGAGACTATGGGACTAACCAGAAGTCAGTTGAAATACAGCTTATGCGAAAGTTTATTTCCAATCAATTTGTAAAAGACTTGCCATTGCCTAGCAAGtttcatgaacattttaaaCCTATTATGGACAGACTTATTTCCAGACAGACAGGCAGCTTACAAGAATACTCTTTGAGTAAAGAAAACATTGATTCTAGAAACTTAATCATGACCAGTATGCTTTCTATTGGAAATGTCCGCAAAGATGTCACTTGGTCTGCCGAAGATTCTTCATATGTTTGTTGTGGGCCTCATCACAGAGATTGCTTGGGCGACGAGTTCCTCCCATATTTAAAGAAGTGCTACACAAGCATTTTTGATGATGTGGATGAAGAATCCATTACTGGCCATTTCAAGAGATTTGCATTGTGCACATTTTCTGGAGATAAATATGGTTCAAGCCTGTCACGAGGAGACAGATCATCATATATTCTTGCAAGGTGGTGTGCTCTTGGAGGAAAAATTGACACCAGTGGAAGTGATCTTAGGCCTGGAATCATTCAGTTTTTCATGGAACAGACAATCCAAGTCAATGGACAGCCTGTTCCGTGCATACTTGCTTTTGTGCGCTGGTTTCAATCACATCCTTCACGGTACTCCTTAGGTGCTCCAGTGGAGGTGTGGTGCAAGGATCTCTTTGAATTGGAAGGTGAGGCTACTTTCATTCCTGTTAAGAGAGTACATGGAAGGTTTGTGCCAGTATTTGGTGTCATTCAACGGGAGCATGTGTTAGTAGTTTGTCCTCTTCCACGCAAACTACActgttaa